The genomic segment ttattttatatttaatactaCATAATTTAGATGTGGGCGGCGTCCCGAGCTCGGGCGGAGCCTGGGACCGGGGGATCTTGGGGGGCGTCCTGAGCTCGGGAGGAGCCGAGGATGGGGGGATCCTGGGGGGCATCCCGGGCTCGGGCGGATCCTGGGACAGGGGATCGTGAGGGCGTCCTGAGTTTGGGCGGAGCCTGGGATGGAGGGATCGTGGGGGGCATCCCGAGCTCAGGCGGGGCCTGGAACAGGGGTAGGTGCCATCTCGTACTCGGGCGAGCCCTGGGACGTGGGGAAGGGGGCATACCATTCTCGGGCGGAGCCTGAGGGGCGCTCTGGGCTCGGGCGGAGCCTGGGATACAGTAATCCTGAAGGGCAGAGGGGAGGACGCCCCGAGCTCGGGCGGAGCCTGGAACGGGGGATTTTAGGGGGTGGGGGAGGAGGCGGGCCCTGGCCGGAGGGAGCCCGGGGGGCAGTGGGGAGGGCGTCCCGGGCTCGGGCGGAGCGTGGGGGTGGGCG from the Capsicum annuum cultivar UCD-10X-F1 unplaced genomic scaffold, UCD10Xv1.1 ctg81416, whole genome shotgun sequence genome contains:
- the LOC124895342 gene encoding rRNA 2'-O-methyltransferase fibrillarin-like codes for the protein MEGSWGASRAQAGPGTGVGAISYSGEPWDVGKGAYHSRAEPEGRSGLGRSLGYSNPEGQRGGRPELGRSLERGILGGGGGGGPWPEGARGAVGRASRARAERGGGRPGLVRRLGSGGGRPEIMRSLGSGDIPGWCRA